In a single window of the Persephonella sp. KM09-Lau-8 genome:
- a CDS encoding 3'-5' exonuclease, whose translation SGQDQIDKEHITIATIHSAKGLEFPVVFIPALEEGILPSGTDIHEELRVLYVAITRAKDLLFLSAAKYRKGFDGIPQKTKPSRFLKNITKVYKTKV comes from the coding sequence ATCCGGACAAGATCAGATTGACAAAGAACACATAACAATAGCAACAATACACTCAGCAAAGGGTCTGGAGTTCCCTGTAGTATTCATTCCTGCACTGGAAGAAGGAATCCTTCCCTCCGGAACAGATATTCATGAAGAATTAAGGGTTCTATACGTAGCAATTACAAGAGCTAAAGACCTTCTGTTTCTTTCTGCCGCAAAATATAGAAAAGGATTTGACGGAATACCCCAAAAAACAAAGCCGTCAAGGTTCCTAAAAAACATCACAAAAGTTTATAAAACAAAAGTCTAG
- a CDS encoding sigma-70 family RNA polymerase sigma factor has product MSQTKTPTHLPFAIFFTQKIIQKNPALEPYREDLISAAIVGLIEAEKKFDPSKGTKFTTFAVYHIKNRVYEEITNITTKGLKKSQPLVVKESKIRKELKKNKNASYAEISQKTDIKEKKVKQIIEEKKTTVSIEDYIGEDLQIKDTLGTDPTTNMEKELDLQKLQKLIKKAVSKLNEKERKIIKERYLKENKTLREIGEEMGISKERVRQIEKNALEKMKRFMVKNKVDVNDFIYF; this is encoded by the coding sequence ATGAGCCAAACAAAAACCCCAACCCACCTCCCCTTTGCAATCTTTTTCACCCAAAAAATAATCCAAAAAAATCCCGCCCTAGAACCATACAGAGAAGACTTGATATCTGCAGCAATCGTTGGATTAATTGAAGCAGAAAAAAAATTTGATCCCTCCAAAGGAACCAAATTTACAACTTTTGCTGTGTACCACATAAAAAATAGAGTTTACGAAGAAATAACAAACATTACAACAAAAGGATTAAAAAAATCCCAACCTTTAGTCGTAAAAGAATCAAAAATAAGAAAAGAACTTAAAAAAAATAAAAATGCAAGCTATGCAGAAATAAGCCAAAAAACTGATATAAAAGAAAAAAAAGTAAAACAGATAATAGAAGAAAAAAAGACCACCGTAAGCATAGAGGACTACATAGGAGAAGATCTCCAAATAAAAGATACCTTGGGCACAGACCCAACAACAAATATGGAAAAAGAACTTGATTTACAAAAATTACAAAAGTTAATAAAAAAAGCAGTCTCAAAACTTAATGAAAAAGAAAGAAAGATCATAAAAGAAAGATACTTAAAAGAAAACAAAACCTTAAGAGAAATCGGAGAAGAAATGGGTATCTCAAAAGAAAGAGTTAGACAAATAGAAAAAAATGCTCTGGAAAAAATGAAAAGATTCATGGTCAAAAACAAGGTGGATGTAAACGATTTTATTTACTTTTGA
- a CDS encoding N-6 DNA methylase, giving the protein MKQYNYPNLIKAFAQQKFGYPNEYDASQIFLDALFFLSTGVKNKTLENLKEKEKELLGKAVGEFLVEASKEPFTDILGDYILETKSKKDKQWKGQFFTPQTVCDFMAQTTVADVTEEEIFQRIKNGKSYMVAEPSAGSGRMILSAAKELKKKISFELTTYLEVWATDIDITCVKMTAINTAIWGIPTAVVWGDALIPKETDKVFYNVPFAVLKNNQKKMKKLKKTIDSLKKLLETKPEAEESKLLSLWDI; this is encoded by the coding sequence GTGAAGCAATACAACTACCCAAACCTTATCAAAGCTTTTGCCCAGCAAAAATTTGGCTATCCAAACGAATACGATGCCTCCCAGATTTTCCTTGATGCCCTGTTCTTTCTATCCACCGGAGTAAAAAACAAAACACTTGAAAACCTCAAGGAAAAGGAAAAAGAACTCCTTGGAAAAGCAGTCGGTGAATTTCTCGTTGAAGCATCAAAAGAACCATTCACAGATATACTTGGAGATTACATACTCGAAACAAAATCAAAAAAAGATAAACAATGGAAAGGGCAGTTCTTTACCCCTCAAACGGTATGCGATTTTATGGCACAAACAACAGTAGCTGACGTAACTGAGGAAGAAATATTTCAGAGAATAAAAAACGGTAAAAGTTACATGGTAGCCGAACCTTCAGCAGGTTCAGGAAGAATGATATTATCAGCCGCAAAAGAACTAAAGAAAAAAATTTCATTTGAACTCACAACTTACCTTGAAGTATGGGCAACAGATATTGATATCACATGCGTGAAAATGACAGCCATAAATACCGCTATATGGGGAATACCAACAGCAGTAGTCTGGGGAGATGCACTAATACCTAAAGAAACAGATAAGGTTTTCTACAACGTACCCTTTGCAGTGCTAAAAAACAACCAGAAAAAAATGAAAAAACTCAAAAAAACAATTGATTCTCTAAAAAAACTACTTGAAACAAAACCAGAAGCAGAAGAATCAAAACTCTTATCCCTCTGGGACATTTAA
- a CDS encoding ParB/RepB/Spo0J family partition protein → MALFKNKKLSEKKRKTITAKDELLSKAENIIEESKNIEPTLINIEEIIPPKFHDRTYIDIETLEELKENIKKFGLIEPIVVRKKNGKYERIAGYRRLEAFKKLYKETKDDRWKKIPAVILNVDDDTAIAIMLSENIHRDNLSDYDKLLAILQLIEFKMKMSEDDVKKFLNKLTNKESGRSKKEITEEEIKQLQQLERLLSYFKIKNWKTFKKMLSLLDIPEYLRQIIRDTKIPYYIAIELKKLKNEKLVRKIVEKIKQENLTYEEIKQLIKQYRKEEIKENSFPYKSINKSLRQKWKKLPEDKKRQIDKLMKEIEQILKSA, encoded by the coding sequence ATGGCTCTGTTTAAAAATAAAAAACTATCAGAGAAAAAAAGAAAAACAATAACAGCCAAAGATGAACTTCTATCAAAAGCAGAAAACATAATTGAGGAATCAAAAAACATAGAACCAACACTAATCAACATTGAAGAAATTATCCCCCCTAAATTCCATGACAGAACCTATATAGATATAGAAACACTAGAAGAACTTAAAGAAAACATAAAAAAGTTTGGACTAATAGAACCTATAGTAGTAAGAAAGAAAAATGGAAAATATGAAAGAATAGCCGGATATAGAAGACTGGAAGCTTTTAAAAAACTATACAAAGAAACAAAAGATGACAGATGGAAAAAAATACCCGCTGTTATACTGAATGTTGATGACGATACAGCAATAGCAATAATGCTTTCAGAAAACATACACAGAGATAACCTATCAGACTACGATAAACTACTGGCAATACTACAGTTAATAGAATTTAAAATGAAAATGTCAGAGGATGATGTCAAAAAATTCCTAAACAAACTAACAAATAAGGAATCAGGCAGATCAAAAAAAGAAATAACAGAAGAAGAAATAAAACAACTTCAACAACTGGAAAGACTCCTTTCGTACTTCAAAATAAAAAACTGGAAAACATTCAAAAAAATGCTCTCCCTTCTAGACATACCTGAATATCTAAGACAGATAATAAGGGATACTAAAATACCATATTACATTGCAATAGAACTAAAAAAGCTCAAAAACGAAAAATTAGTCAGAAAAATTGTAGAAAAAATAAAACAAGAAAACTTAACCTACGAAGAAATAAAACAGCTAATAAAACAATACAGAAAAGAAGAGATAAAAGAAAACTCCTTCCCCTACAAGTCAATAAATAAATCCCTAAGGCAAAAATGGAAAAAGCTGCCTGAAGATAAAAAAAGACAAATAGATAAACTAATGAAAGAAATAGAACAAATTCTAAAATCGGCATAA
- a CDS encoding ThiF family adenylyltransferase, with product MKFFMPEKPSYKITLIGCGGTGGYIAQALSRIAFESEKEINLIFIDGDAVEEKNVGRQNFYYAEIGENKASVLAERFSFAYGIDIEVVPKFLNSTEYQFLKILSLSDIIISAVDSAAARKEIHECLEAIHTTIKNRIERNLPIDDLGYMIWIDSGNNESSGQILIGNSFDEKIIKMQKNKESLSFLPYPSISEPDIINKKKEKKHSPRISCAERIALKEQSTTINLLMASVVSSMVNSLVEGKGIESYKVFVNEEIPGVFPVYVSEALKNKS from the coding sequence TTGAAATTCTTCATGCCTGAAAAGCCATCATATAAAATAACTCTAATAGGATGTGGTGGAACTGGAGGATATATAGCCCAGGCTTTATCCAGAATTGCCTTTGAAAGTGAGAAAGAAATAAATCTGATATTTATAGACGGAGATGCTGTTGAAGAAAAAAATGTAGGAAGGCAAAATTTTTACTACGCAGAAATCGGAGAAAATAAAGCATCCGTCCTCGCTGAAAGATTTTCCTTTGCATATGGAATAGACATAGAAGTAGTACCTAAATTTTTAAATAGCACTGAATATCAATTCCTGAAAATCCTTTCCCTTTCGGATATTATCATATCAGCTGTAGACTCTGCAGCTGCAAGAAAAGAAATACACGAGTGCTTAGAGGCAATACACACCACAATAAAAAACAGAATTGAAAGAAATTTACCAATTGATGACTTGGGATATATGATATGGATAGATTCAGGAAACAATGAATCTTCAGGACAAATACTGATAGGCAACTCATTCGATGAAAAAATAATAAAAATGCAAAAAAACAAAGAATCTTTATCTTTCCTGCCTTATCCTTCCATTTCTGAACCTGACATAATAAATAAAAAAAAGGAAAAAAAACATTCTCCTCGGATAAGCTGTGCAGAAAGAATTGCATTAAAAGAACAATCAACAACAATAAATCTCCTTATGGCTTCAGTAGTCTCATCAATGGTAAACAGCCTTGTAGAAGGAAAAGGAATAGAAAGCTATAAGGTGTTTGTAAATGAAGAAATTCCGGGGGTGTTCCCGGTTTATGTGTCAGAGGCTTTAAAGAACAAAAGTTAA
- a CDS encoding uracil-DNA glycosylase family protein, whose protein sequence is MEIEIIKPEIICLVGSTAAKAFLGKNIKMNQIRGKIIREKEKSFYTIFHPAYVLRGIKSRKPIFYSDIKNLLENF, encoded by the coding sequence ATGGAAATTGAAATAATAAAACCTGAGATAATCTGCCTTGTAGGATCTACAGCTGCAAAAGCTTTCCTGGGTAAAAACATTAAAATGAACCAGATTAGAGGAAAAATAATAAGGGAAAAAGAAAAAAGCTTCTACACGATATTTCACCCCGCATACGTCCTGAGAGGAATCAAATCAAGAAAACCAATATTCTACTCAGATATTAAAAACCTTCTCGAAAATTTCTAA
- a CDS encoding ParA family protein has product MGKIIGVANIKGGVGKTSLTNALAHELSNMGKKVLVIDADPQASQTYLFGIDQDEILEEKYEKHSILNIYQNKECVPFEYNQNLHVIFSSRILQESTESRIKPGLELVLNRWLIKNKVRENYDFTLIDPPSNRGVLMISTILASDYVLIPQRLTLLDETGTVELFLEMSTQAELRGKEIKILGLVPVFFDKRSKLYREKLIKLKDEIKSFVEGDEFLSIEKEEVFFSPIRQLSVWVKAQEEQIPLREYILNKDRSYMSVLEEVKKVTIEILETAK; this is encoded by the coding sequence ATGGGAAAAATAATAGGAGTAGCAAACATAAAAGGCGGAGTAGGAAAAACTTCACTAACAAACGCCCTTGCTCATGAGCTCTCAAACATGGGAAAAAAAGTCCTAGTTATAGATGCAGACCCTCAAGCATCTCAAACATATCTATTTGGCATAGATCAGGACGAAATTCTTGAAGAAAAATATGAAAAACACTCAATTTTGAATATATACCAAAACAAAGAATGTGTCCCCTTCGAATACAATCAAAACCTTCACGTAATATTCTCATCCAGAATACTGCAAGAATCAACAGAAAGTAGGATTAAACCGGGATTAGAACTGGTGCTTAACAGATGGCTTATAAAAAATAAAGTAAGAGAAAATTACGACTTTACACTCATAGATCCCCCCTCAAACAGAGGAGTGCTAATGATTTCAACAATTCTGGCAAGTGACTACGTTCTAATACCTCAAAGGCTTACTCTCTTAGATGAAACAGGAACCGTAGAACTATTCCTAGAAATGTCAACGCAAGCAGAACTGAGGGGAAAAGAAATAAAAATACTCGGCCTTGTTCCGGTCTTTTTTGATAAAAGAAGCAAACTATACAGAGAAAAACTGATAAAACTGAAAGATGAAATTAAGAGTTTCGTTGAAGGTGACGAATTTTTATCTATAGAAAAAGAAGAAGTCTTTTTCAGCCCAATAAGACAACTGTCTGTATGGGTAAAAGCACAAGAAGAACAAATTCCTCTCAGAGAGTACATATTAAACAAGGATAGAAGCTACATGTCGGTTTTAGAAGAAGTTAAAAAAGTAACAATAGAGATTTTAGAAACAGCAAAGTAA
- a CDS encoding DUF2997 domain-containing protein: MKKIIMTVDPKTGEIEIETTGFKGKECIEETKWLEKAIGKATNIKKKPEYYQKTTKKQENKRWRK; the protein is encoded by the coding sequence ATGAAAAAAATAATAATGACAGTTGACCCTAAAACAGGAGAAATAGAAATCGAAACAACAGGATTTAAAGGAAAAGAATGTATAGAAGAAACAAAATGGCTTGAAAAAGCCATAGGCAAAGCTACCAACATCAAGAAAAAACCAGAATACTACCAAAAAACAACAAAAAAACAGGAGAACAAAAGATGGAGAAAATAA
- a CDS encoding AAA family ATPase yields the protein MENFIKKLKNFYKAGYPVLLIQTHEEKRLEEKILLTFKNKEILSWDMIKGLYSLNKNEEIENVKDIIEAILKTETLPDESIYIIKDLHFFFEDAAVVRAIKTASEEAKKKGITILIPSPTVKIPIELEKDITVLEMPLPTETEIEKLAKMIVKENNLKIQVKKENIMTAKGLTINEAENAIALSIIMKHNIDKHILEEQKLQAVKKSGLLEIYKPVNPDEIGGLENLKTYIKNRKKGFENLNLPTPKGILLTGIPGTGKSLSAKATASILGFPLVKLDISGLKSSLVGESEAKLREALKLIDAIAPVVVWIDEIEKALGGVLSSNRTDGGTTASMFGYLLTWMQESETPKYIVATSNDIEELLQISHGALIRRFDDVFFVDIPDLQERKEIIKIMNRKYNAQIPEEMAEKMENWTGAEIEKFVISSLYDGIDEALKSIKPIYLQNKEKIEKLKKWAKDNARIANKKTKVSKTTRKIDLDII from the coding sequence ATGGAAAACTTTATTAAAAAACTAAAAAATTTTTACAAAGCAGGATACCCAGTCCTCCTGATACAAACCCACGAAGAAAAAAGATTGGAAGAAAAGATTCTACTCACATTTAAGAATAAAGAAATCCTATCCTGGGATATGATAAAAGGACTATACAGCCTGAATAAAAACGAAGAAATTGAAAACGTAAAAGATATAATAGAAGCTATCTTAAAAACAGAAACCCTACCGGATGAATCCATATACATAATAAAGGATCTACACTTTTTCTTTGAAGACGCTGCCGTAGTAAGAGCAATTAAAACAGCATCTGAAGAAGCAAAAAAGAAAGGAATCACTATACTAATACCTTCTCCAACAGTAAAAATTCCCATTGAACTGGAAAAAGACATAACAGTTCTGGAAATGCCCCTCCCTACAGAAACAGAAATAGAAAAACTGGCAAAAATGATAGTAAAGGAAAACAACCTTAAAATACAGGTTAAAAAAGAAAACATTATGACAGCAAAAGGCTTAACAATAAATGAAGCTGAAAACGCAATAGCCCTATCCATAATAATGAAACACAACATAGATAAACACATACTTGAAGAACAAAAACTCCAGGCAGTCAAAAAATCTGGATTACTGGAGATATATAAACCTGTAAATCCCGACGAAATAGGAGGACTTGAAAACCTAAAAACATACATAAAAAATAGAAAAAAGGGATTTGAAAACCTAAATCTTCCTACACCAAAAGGAATACTCCTTACAGGAATACCTGGAACTGGAAAATCTTTATCAGCAAAAGCTACCGCATCTATACTAGGATTCCCTCTTGTTAAACTCGACATATCAGGACTAAAGAGCTCTTTGGTGGGAGAATCTGAAGCAAAACTAAGAGAAGCATTAAAACTTATAGACGCTATAGCTCCGGTAGTGGTATGGATTGACGAAATAGAAAAAGCCCTCGGAGGAGTTCTCTCATCAAATAGAACAGATGGAGGAACAACTGCCTCAATGTTTGGATATCTACTCACCTGGATGCAGGAGTCAGAAACTCCTAAATACATAGTAGCAACATCAAATGACATAGAGGAACTCCTCCAAATATCGCACGGAGCATTAATAAGAAGGTTTGATGATGTATTCTTCGTAGACATACCTGACCTGCAAGAAAGAAAAGAAATAATAAAAATAATGAACAGGAAATACAACGCACAAATACCGGAAGAGATGGCAGAAAAAATGGAAAACTGGACAGGAGCTGAAATAGAAAAATTCGTAATATCATCCCTCTATGATGGAATAGATGAAGCTCTCAAATCAATAAAACCAATATATCTTCAAAACAAAGAAAAAATAGAAAAACTCAAAAAATGGGCAAAAGATAATGCCAGAATTGCAAACAAAAAAACAAAAGTTTCTAAAACAACAAGAAAAATAGATTTAGACATCATATAG
- a CDS encoding RNA-guided endonuclease TnpB family protein, with product MTTTVLDKKQKIKESLKKTKEKRKNQIPKVYQLKISYSNLNNHQRQWLERVFLEAKWLYNYTIADIENRLNSQTEKIKQVEVKTPQGIETRDIICLSSQMKQGILDRIKKNLSDLSKAKQKGIKVGKLKFKSDYRNIPLKQNEITFKVLKDKNRIKLQGLKKPVRVLGLQQLPENCDIAKAELIKKPDGYYIYLTSYIDKDQIKQEKINKLIGIDFGIKHQLTLSNGIKINYSVEETKRLKKLQKKLSRQQKGSRNYQKTKQKIQRQHQKIYNRRKDIKNKILSLLKKYEYVLIQEEQIKNWHRGLFGKQIQNTGIGGIISMLKQNIETLIPVDKYEATTKVCSRCGCRKEDIKLSVRTYKCEKCGLVIDRDLNSAINILKIGLQKVEKTTIKNLPTDCGEVTPVERQATARILGSNPYIRVSYTSVKQEAPNFS from the coding sequence ATGACTACAACAGTTTTAGATAAAAAACAAAAAATAAAAGAAAGCCTAAAAAAGACTAAAGAAAAACGAAAAAACCAGATACCTAAAGTTTATCAGCTAAAAATCTCATATTCCAACCTAAATAATCATCAAAGACAATGGCTTGAAAGAGTATTCCTAGAAGCAAAATGGTTGTATAACTACACCATTGCAGACATAGAAAATAGATTAAACTCACAAACAGAAAAAATAAAGCAAGTAGAAGTAAAAACACCTCAGGGTATTGAAACAAGAGATATAATCTGTTTATCATCCCAAATGAAACAAGGGATATTAGATAGAATAAAGAAAAACCTATCAGACCTATCAAAAGCAAAACAAAAAGGAATAAAAGTAGGAAAACTAAAATTCAAATCAGATTATAGAAATATCCCACTAAAGCAAAATGAAATAACATTCAAAGTATTAAAAGACAAAAACAGGATAAAACTGCAAGGATTAAAAAAACCTGTAAGAGTATTAGGACTACAACAGCTACCAGAAAACTGCGACATAGCAAAAGCAGAACTGATAAAGAAACCTGATGGATACTACATATACCTGACCAGTTATATAGACAAGGATCAGATAAAACAAGAAAAGATAAACAAACTGATAGGAATAGACTTTGGAATAAAACACCAGTTAACCCTATCAAACGGAATAAAGATAAACTACTCTGTGGAAGAAACAAAACGATTAAAGAAACTGCAAAAGAAACTATCAAGACAGCAAAAAGGAAGCAGGAACTACCAGAAAACAAAACAGAAAATACAAAGACAACACCAAAAAATCTACAACAGAAGAAAAGACATAAAAAACAAGATATTATCTTTGCTAAAGAAATATGAATATGTCTTAATTCAAGAAGAACAGATCAAAAACTGGCACAGGGGACTATTCGGAAAACAGATACAAAACACAGGTATAGGGGGAATAATTTCTATGTTAAAGCAAAACATAGAGACCCTTATACCTGTGGACAAGTATGAAGCTACAACAAAAGTGTGTAGTAGATGTGGATGTAGAAAAGAGGACATAAAACTATCAGTCAGAACCTACAAATGTGAAAAATGTGGATTAGTAATTGATAGAGACTTAAACTCTGCGATAAACATACTAAAGATAGGACTACAAAAAGTGGAGAAAACCACTATAAAAAACCTACCTACGGACTGTGGGGAAGTAACGCCTGTGGAGAGGCAAGCCACTGCACGGATATTAGGTAGTAATCCCTATATCCGTGTAAGCTATACCTCTGTGAAGCAGGAAGCCCCTAACTTTAGTTAA
- a CDS encoding AAA family ATPase, translating to MNLRNLFKSNIPIIWIETHEYERAKKEVEKIASEEGKDIRTWTITKGIQGENLKPKEEGFLKPEEEPYDTPEVPLNYITNPEINSTTLIVMDFHRFLDSAEILRKMLDVYEEARKNFNQLIIISPVTDIPTEIEKYVTLIELPLPDQETLKETLEKIVSDHEGLLDEKWEKQFWTNPNITKEICRAASGLTLNEFENAVTLSIASKNKIDIKDIFEQKKQMILKTAGLQIFDPKEIDEVKGLDRAKEYITKAIKSGLGKGSLLVGIPGTGKSLLAKQVGRITGLPTIILDLGMIFGSLVGESERRISHALKTVEAMAPCILFIDELEKGISGINSSAMTDGGTGSRVFGKFLTWLNDKNSGVYVIATANDLSLIPPNS from the coding sequence ATGAACCTCAGAAATCTCTTTAAATCAAACATACCAATTATATGGATTGAAACACACGAATACGAAAGAGCAAAAAAAGAAGTTGAAAAAATCGCATCTGAAGAAGGAAAAGATATAAGAACCTGGACAATAACAAAAGGAATACAAGGAGAAAACTTAAAACCCAAAGAAGAAGGATTTCTCAAACCAGAAGAAGAACCTTATGACACACCTGAAGTTCCTCTAAACTATATAACCAACCCCGAAATAAACTCAACAACCTTGATAGTAATGGACTTCCACAGATTTCTGGATTCTGCAGAAATCCTCAGAAAAATGCTTGATGTATACGAAGAAGCAAGAAAAAACTTTAACCAACTAATAATAATATCCCCTGTAACAGATATTCCAACTGAAATAGAAAAATACGTAACCTTAATAGAACTCCCTCTCCCTGACCAAGAAACACTAAAAGAAACCCTTGAAAAAATAGTGTCCGACCACGAAGGACTCCTTGATGAAAAATGGGAAAAACAATTCTGGACAAACCCCAACATAACAAAAGAAATATGCAGAGCTGCCTCGGGACTCACACTTAACGAGTTTGAAAATGCAGTAACACTATCAATAGCATCAAAAAACAAAATAGACATAAAGGATATATTTGAACAGAAAAAACAAATGATTCTTAAAACAGCAGGACTCCAAATCTTCGACCCAAAAGAAATAGACGAAGTAAAAGGGCTTGACAGAGCAAAAGAATACATAACCAAAGCAATAAAATCCGGCCTCGGAAAAGGGTCTCTACTTGTCGGAATACCGGGAACAGGAAAATCTCTTCTGGCTAAACAGGTAGGCAGAATAACAGGACTTCCAACAATCATACTTGACCTTGGAATGATTTTTGGATCACTTGTTGGGGAATCAGAGAGAAGAATATCCCATGCACTCAAAACTGTCGAAGCAATGGCTCCCTGCATCCTCTTCATCGACGAACTTGAAAAAGGGATTTCAGGAATTAACTCATCCGCTATGACTGACGGTGGAACAGGCTCAAGAGTCTTCGGAAAATTTCTCACATGGTTAAATGACAAGAATTCAGGAGTCTACGTAATAGCCACAGCGAACGACCTATCCTTAATACCCCCGAATTCTTAA